The Xylanivirga thermophila genome contains the following window.
GTAGGAATTTCTTTAGAGAATAAAAACATACTAGAAAATCAACAAAAACAATTAACCAAACAAATAGAAGAGGAATTTAATATAATACGTACACAAACGGAGCAATGGAAAAATAACTACATTCAGCTAGAACAACAAAAACAACAAATTGACTGGTTGTGCAACGTACTTTTTGATGAGATTATAAAGGATAAGTTAAGTGATATTAGGGTGACATTTATTTCACTAGGAGAAAATAATAGCATCTATCAGGATATAATAAGTATTCTTGAAAATGCAGGTGCAAAGATTAGTTCTAGTTATATAATAAATAGCTCTTTAAATGAAGAAATATCTCAAATTTATTCTCAATACAGTGATACCCAGGATATGCCGCTAACTTCTCTATACCAATATATGGGCCAAGATTTAATATTTAGCATAACAGAAGGCCAAAATGTTAACTCAGTATACGAATTAATACAGAATGGAGCAATAAAAAATACAGTAAATATCGAGGATGGGTGCAATGCAATAATATTATCTGGAGATTATATTAAGGATAAAAATTTTGAATTGTTGACACAAGGAATAGTAAAAGCAGCGCAAGATTTAGATATAGCCATAATCGGCATATCAAACAGTAGCTATGATATCGAAAAATCCACATATAGAAATCTAGGGATATCTACAATAGAAAACATTGATTCTTTATATGGTAGGTTATGCCTTGTATCATTGCTTTGTGGCAATAGCGGGAACTATGGGATAAGAGAACAAGCAAATGGAATATTACCAGATCCGCTATTTCCTGCAGATATACGATCAATATATAATCACGAAAAAGGTGATAGATGATGATAAGATGCAATAATAATAATGTAGGAGTTATTATTCCAGCATTTAATGAAGAACGAAGAATAGAAAGTACTATTTGTGCGTTAAAGAATGTACCGGAAATAAAAGATATTTTGGTGATAGATGATGGTTCTACTGACCAAACATCTAAAATTGCTGAATTAGCCGGTGCTAGAGTATATAGATTAGATAAAAATTATGGAAAAGGGTATGCTTTGGAAACCGGGATTCAGTTACAAGATAATCCCATAATAATATTTCTAGATGGAGATTTAGGGGAAAGTGCTCAAGAAGTTACTAAACTTCTTAATCCTATTTTAAAAGATGAAGCCGATGTCACTGTGGCTAAAATACCTTTTGTAAAAAATAAAGGAGGATTTGGATTTGTAAAAAGATTGAGTATATCGGGTATAAGAAAAATAACTGGCAAGCATTTTAGTAGTGTCTTATCAGGACAAAGGGCCTTTAAAAAGGATGTAATGAAAATAGAATATCTACAATATCCACGATTTGGTATAGAATTTGGAATGACAATAGATCTTTTATGTTCAGGAGTTAGAATACAGGAAGTAGATGTAAATATGAAACATAGAATTACAGGGAAAAATTTTGCAGGATTTATACATAGAGCCAAGCAATTTAAAGATATCTCGCATGTTTTTATCAAAAAAATGTTAATGGAAGGTAGATAAAATTGATACTGGTTACTATATCATTTTTGATTACTCTATATTTATTGCCTAGAATTACCAGAATTTTGGAAAGCAACAATATGGTAGTAGAAAATTATAGGGGAATAAAGGTAATAACTGGGGCAGGAATTGTTTTTTTATTTGCATGCTTATTATCCTCAATAATTTTACTTTTGCATGAACCATCTATTGATATATGCGTATTCATAATAGTAAGTACCCTAGTTAGTTTGCTAGGAATTATGGATGATTATCTAGGAGATAATAATGCTAAGGGAATAAAGGGTCATATAAATACTATTTTAAGAGGCGAAATGTCTACAGGTGCTATAAAAGCAATATTAGGAATTTTTACGGGCCTCATAGTTTCCATTATCTATTATGATAGAATTTTCGAAATAATTATTAATACATCTATTTTTGCTTTATGCATTAATTTTTTTAATTTATTAGATCTTAGGCCTGGAAGAACAATAAAAACATTTATCATGTTCATAGTTTTATTTTTATTTTTTAATAATAGTGATTTCATATGGATGTTTTATCCCATGTTGGGCGTTTTATCCGTGTACATATTTGGAGAAATGCGAGAAGTATACATGCTTGGAGATTCAGGAGCTAATCTCATTGGTGGTATCATGGGGCTGTTTATAATTAGATCTATGACAACAAACTGGAAAATTATTATATTATCTTTTTTAATAATAATTCATCTATTTGCAGAATTTAATTCTATATCTGCTTGTATCAAAAAAAATCCCATTCTCAGATTTATTGATAATATAGGAAGGATAAGATCATAATATGAATATAGAATATAGAAAAGGTATTGTCAAAAGTATCAATTCATTTAATGGACAGGTATATATTCTTACTTTAGATATTGAGCATCCTATAAAAAGAGCCATAGGATATAGAATGTTGACTGGCGATATACAAAAAGGAGATTCTGTAATAGCAAATACTACCGCAGGTACTTTAAAGTTAGGAACTGGAGGATATCATTTTATTATTTATAACTATAGTTGTTATGAACAGAATATTTCCAACATAGGACATGGTATGAAATTAAAATATACACCTTTGCAATTCAAATGTTTACTAGCTGAAGAACATGACAGTATATACCATAACGATTTTAATTTACCTATAGATTTTAATCATAAAATGATCTATATAGGAGAACTTCATAGCATGTTAGCACCCCTTTGTGCCTATCTTAAATTATTTTCAAATAATAAAGTAAAGATTGGATACATAATGACCGACCATGGTGCTATGCCTTTAATGTTTAGTAAAAGTGTTCAAGAATTAAAGAAAAAAGAATTGCTCGATGTTACCATTACCTGTGGCAATGCATTTGGAGGAGATTATGAGTGTGTTAACATATACACTGCACTTATAGCAGCAGCCAATATCGAAAAATGCGATATTATAATAATTACTATGGGACCCGGTATATTGGGCACTGATACTAAATATGGATTTAGCGGATTAGAACTCGGATTTTATGGGAATTTTATTATGAGTACAGGATGCAAAAAGTTTATATATGTTCCGCGAATAAGCTTTGCTGATAAACGAGCTAGACATATGGGAATAAGCCATCATACAATAACCATACTAAATGATATT
Protein-coding sequences here:
- a CDS encoding copper transporter — its product is MMNFKYYIILIIGIFLALGLGILVGISLENKNILENQQKQLTKQIEEEFNIIRTQTEQWKNNYIQLEQQKQQIDWLCNVLFDEIIKDKLSDIRVTFISLGENNSIYQDIISILENAGAKISSSYIINSSLNEEISQIYSQYSDTQDMPLTSLYQYMGQDLIFSITEGQNVNSVYELIQNGAIKNTVNIEDGCNAIILSGDYIKDKNFELLTQGIVKAAQDLDIAIIGISNSSYDIEKSTYRNLGISTIENIDSLYGRLCLVSLLCGNSGNYGIREQANGILPDPLFPADIRSIYNHEKGDR
- a CDS encoding glycosyltransferase family 2 protein, translating into MIRCNNNNVGVIIPAFNEERRIESTICALKNVPEIKDILVIDDGSTDQTSKIAELAGARVYRLDKNYGKGYALETGIQLQDNPIIIFLDGDLGESAQEVTKLLNPILKDEADVTVAKIPFVKNKGGFGFVKRLSISGIRKITGKHFSSVLSGQRAFKKDVMKIEYLQYPRFGIEFGMTIDLLCSGVRIQEVDVNMKHRITGKNFAGFIHRAKQFKDISHVFIKKMLMEGR
- a CDS encoding phospho-N-acetylmuramoyl-pentapeptide-transferase, producing MVVENYRGIKVITGAGIVFLFACLLSSIILLLHEPSIDICVFIIVSTLVSLLGIMDDYLGDNNAKGIKGHINTILRGEMSTGAIKAILGIFTGLIVSIIYYDRIFEIIINTSIFALCINFFNLLDLRPGRTIKTFIMFIVLFLFFNNSDFIWMFYPMLGVLSVYIFGEMREVYMLGDSGANLIGGIMGLFIIRSMTTNWKIIILSFLIIIHLFAEFNSISACIKKNPILRFIDNIGRIRS
- a CDS encoding DUF3866 family protein; its protein translation is MNIEYRKGIVKSINSFNGQVYILTLDIEHPIKRAIGYRMLTGDIQKGDSVIANTTAGTLKLGTGGYHFIIYNYSCYEQNISNIGHGMKLKYTPLQFKCLLAEEHDSIYHNDFNLPIDFNHKMIYIGELHSMLAPLCAYLKLFSNNKVKIGYIMTDHGAMPLMFSKSVQELKKKELLDVTITCGNAFGGDYECVNIYTALIAAANIEKCDIIIITMGPGILGTDTKYGFSGLELGFYGNFIMSTGCKKFIYVPRISFADKRARHMGISHHTITILNDIIQSNAKIVLPLMKKSQLSYIYRQLTINKLMEKHNFSIVDGNGIYRALANYEICPTTMGRGIDADPIFFKAVGAAGYYGLFRMLGFKPTI